A genomic region of Arachis hypogaea cultivar Tifrunner chromosome 5, arahy.Tifrunner.gnm2.J5K5, whole genome shotgun sequence contains the following coding sequences:
- the LOC112803914 gene encoding inositol transporter 4-like, which produces MEGGPEAASKQEFTEFWKRATSSPYIMRLALSAGIGGLLFGYDTGVISGALLYIREDFVEVDKKLWLQEVIVSMAVAGAIIGAALGGWMNDRLGRKTSILGADIVFFLGAIVMAIAPAPWVLVVGRILVGFGVGIASMTSPLYISEASPAAIRGALVCINGLLIIFGQFLSYLINLAFTKTPGTWRWMLGVAGLPAVVQFILMLTLPESPRWLYNQGKENESRKILEKIYKADEIEREIKVMREAVEQEKQVEGLIGQTLGEKIKAAFSNVAIRRGLYAGVTAQVAQQFVGINTIMYYSPTIVQFAGIASKSTALALSLITSGLNAVGSILSMLCIDKYGRRKLMLLSLIAIIICLLTLTGVFYQAATTAPPIDNVDTLSFGANATCQAYLDAPNVSSWNCMKCLKAECAFCANTRGNHLPGACLAETKEVRVVCGEQKRVWFSDGCPSKIGVLAVIVLGLYILAYSPRMGSVPWVLNSEIYPLRFRGICGGIAAVSNWCANLIVSLTFLSLIHALGAPGTFLLFAGFSTIGLVFIYLLVPETKGLQFEEVEKLLQKGFNPCGCTNPKTDEEKASTSK; this is translated from the exons ATGGAAGGAGGGCCGGAGGCAGCGAGTAAGCAAGAGTTCACAGAATTCTGGAAAAGAGCAACCAGTTCGCCTTATATTATGCGCCTTGCTCTATCGGCCGGAATTGGAGGTCTCCTATTCGGCTACGACACCGGTGTTATCTCAGGAGCCTTGCTTTACATTCGCGAGGACTTTGTAGAAGTTGATAAGAAATTATGGTTGCAAGAAGTCATTGTAAGTATGGCTGTAGCGGGAGCCATCATTGGTGCTGCACTTGGTGGATGGATGAACGACAGGCTCGGCCGTAAAACCTCTATCTTGGGGGCTGATATTGTTTTCTTTCTTGGCGCAATAGTCATGGCTATTGCCCCTGCTCCTTGGGTCCTCGTTGTTGGAAGaattttggttggttttggagTTGGCATAGCTTCCATGACTTCCCCGCTCTATATCTCAGAAGCCTCCCCAGCTGCCATTAGAGGAGCTCTCGTTTGTATCAATGGTCTCCTCATCATCTTTGGCCAGTTCCTCTCCTACCTTATCAACCTCGCATTCaccaag ACTCCTGGAACGTGGCGTTGGATGCTTGGGGTGGCTGGACTTCCGGCGGTGGTTCAATTCATTTTGATGCTGACCTTGCCTGAGTCACCGAGGTGGTTGTACAACCAGGGGAAAGAAAATGAGTCAAGAAAAATCTTGGAAAAGATTTACAAAGCAGACGAGATTGAAAGGGAGATAAAAGTGATGAGAGAAGCCgtagaacaagagaagcaagtgGAAGGGTTGATCGGTCAAACTCTTGGAGAGAAAATAAAGGCTGCTTTTAGCAACGTTGCTATTCGAAGAGGATTGTATGCAGGCGTAACTGCTCAAGTCGCTCAACAATTCGTTGGCATCAACACCATCATGTATTACAGCCCAACCATTGTTCAGTTTGCCGGCATCGCATCAAAATCTACCGCACTTGCACTCTCCCTCATCACTTCTGGTCTCAACGCCGTCGGATCTATCCTcagcatgctttgcatcgataaATACGGAAGGAGAAAGCTCATGCTCCTATCCCTTATTGCAATCATCATTTGCCTCCTCACTCTCACCGGAGTTTTCTATCAGGCAGCTACCACTGCTCCTCCAATTGACAACGTTGACACCCTCAGTTTTGGTGCTAACGCTACATGCCAGGCTTATCTTGATGCCCCCAATGTCTCTTCATGGAACTGCATGAAATGTTTGAAAGCTGAATGTGCCTTCTGTGCCAACACTAGGGGCAAT CATCTTCCAGGAGCGTGCCTGGCGGAAACAAAGGAAGTCAGAGTGGTGTGCGGTGAGCAAAAGCGCGTGTGGTTTTCTGATGGATGCCCAAGCAAAATTGGAGTGCTTGCAGTTATAGTGTTGGGACTATATATCCTTGCATACTCTCCTAGAATGGGATCAGTGCCTTGGGTTTTGAACTCAGAGATTTACCCATTGAGATTCAGGGGAATTTGTGGAGGCATAGCAGCAGTTTCAAACTGGTGTGCTAATCTCATAGTGAGTTTAACATTCTTGTCACTCATCCATGCACTTGGGGCTCCAGGAACATTCCTCCTCTTTGCTGGATTTTCCACAATTGGACTAGTTTTCATCTATCTATTGGTACCAGAAACTAAAGGGCTTCAGTTTGAAGAGGTTGAAAAGTTGCTTCAGAAAGGATTCAATCCTTGCGGTTGCACCAATCCAAAGACAGATGAAGAGAAAGCAAGTACTAGTAAATAA
- the LOC112799812 gene encoding annexin D5, which translates to MATLVVPPIPPCPRDDAMHLHHALKGLKCDTDAVVNLLAHRDATQRANIVQEFRAIYSEELSECLEKELHGKLESAILLWMHDPVVRDAVIIRQCLAVDSSFHGATEIICSRTHSQMQSIKEVYLSKFGASVDHDVEAHTSADHKKILLAYLNNPRDESDEVDMEQAGKDAKALYKVGEKRFGTDEDTFIKIFSERSAPHLVAVNSYYNHVHGHSLKKAVKNETSGHFRHALLTIVQCAENPAKYFAKVLYKSMKGLGTDDVTLTRVIVTRTEIDMHYIKIEYFKKYHKTLNDAVHSDTLGHYRDFLLQLLGPNV; encoded by the exons ATGGCTACCTTGGTTGTACCCCCAATTCCTCCTTGCCCAAGAGATGATGCTATGCATCTTCACCATGCTTTAAAAG GACTTAAGTGTGATACCGATGCTGTTGTGAATCTCCTTGCTCATAGAGATGCCACACAACGAGCCAATATAGTACAAGAATTCAGAGCTATATATTCCGAGGAACTTTCTGAATGCCTAGAGAAGGAGCTTCATGGAAAGTTAGag AGTGCAATTCTTCTGTGGATGCATGATCCTGTAGTGCGCGACGCAGTAATCATTAGGCAGTGTCTAGCTGTGGACTCAAGCTTCCACGGTGCCACCGAAATAATATGTTCACGCACTCATTCGCAGATGCAATCCATAAAAGAAGTCTATCTTTCCAAGTTTGGTGCTTCTGTTGACCATGATGTTGAAGCACACACCTCCGCCGACCATAAAAAG ATCTTGCTTGCATATTTGAACAACCCTCGTGATGAAAGCGATGAGGTTGACATGGAACAAGCTGGGAAAGATGCAAAGGCTTTGTATAAAGTAGGGGAAAAGAGATTTGGAACAGATGAGGACACTTTTATCAAAATTTTCAGCGAACGGAGTGCACCACATTTGGTTGCTGTCAACTCTTACTACAACCATGTGCATGGTCACTCACTCAAGAAG GCGGTAAAGAATGAAACATCAGGGCATTTCCGTCATGCGCTTTTAACAATAGTCCAATGCGCCGAAAATCCTGCAAAATATTTTGCAAAG GTGTTGTATAAGTCAATGAAAGGGTTGGGAACTGATGATGTTACACTTACAAGGGTAATTGTAACGAGGACTGAGATCGACATGCACTATATCAAAATCGAATATTTTAAGAAATACCACAAGACATTGAACGATGCAGTTCACTCAGATACACTTGGCCACTATAGGGATTTTCTTCTTCAGCTTTTGGGTCCCAATGTATAG